One genomic window of Medicago truncatula cultivar Jemalong A17 chromosome 1, MtrunA17r5.0-ANR, whole genome shotgun sequence includes the following:
- the LOC11414216 gene encoding uncharacterized protein isoform X2 — MEEENLLDTTKLKRQHTETTVTNSPLSTTTTTAMTSVEHPLKKRKLHDSPPSQSPQPETSSHFLQTLPTPPLSPDEILAKRRNKDAIRNLYEGYKRIKRCILQKQSSSMPDLDQNFLALIASSRGCTSVQRIVANLIPQYAGHCPTALEAAAKVVINMHNWSLALTSKEEDSNGIAFETAKACIFGLADICCIASSVAPTSAVIRGIRSTVFQNVLTFFVPLFEGNDVLKMIDKNFLNMQDNPEVFSELKQKVLDEDDSSLTKLSKFRALCILRVFFSCPKELLAACLELLGSTTKEGSSNEGQRFLSMVTSMLNYDEAVHLLGRANDGPKSCNGFIEEGIKEIEVGEKAVTNDNHISDAIQKSCLLMLVLNKDPSLRKWTLRRCKKLLDSLTNASPETTSVLQGILGMFAQQTELEDCQVDSDEDKSDSSIFTNRNYVIPRISEELENIGERSQKGSHFDNGGVSRSVGVEKGDIPHVRCSTPRDSVSHQMFSPTVRTAVDFRSNSFDGRNEFPNVEKNQVSNINFNSPLSRSSSGAVSNVLASPNHRFMSPNSLTKSQIVLCFDGDPAAVDIVAASRQLWVGCVAPDMPESHIRFQIERFGPIEKFIFFPSNGFALVEYRRIMDAIKARHCAPGNFPCRVKFMDVGLGSRGAVNGVAVGSSSHIYVGNVSSQWAKDEILHESRKVVYKGPLAVIDLSFECALLMEFDSPEEAASVMLHLRQLRRERSSYSPHFGPGTVNVVSGHGYMDGARPLPAPAHLDLKVSNSAGSPHARALHGSPADSSRTRMSHLCNILASLRAKYNINQNIGLHDNYMTGNSCASSTREEDVVPSNTLWITIPHSSSQFLTDDELMSICNLAIGNSGSIARLRQAKMHMGCGWFVECSNVDGAVTILQNLRGCPGLFFQIEFSNPGNQNAVPFAIKPENRAMELVSPRMNAENRSSGGHGAPLSQSNWHFPDSREIPEVGGRKPDGYDHLSLDPRQGGNVPHAYSGAHGPSIPPPQQIQSSPFTRPVYVPPNGQWDPHGINNQLPVNQYQTVVMPNNFNASPFIPVSVTPLAQIQGTPMQPYNQQIPPSIVPPPLSSLPPPQPEMPPPHPHPPSQPPLPETQPPLVPPPPPPGSPPPPPPPLPVQEPVSVECSGQPLQYQWQGNLCKSGVSYCTIYACRADSNICSYSNVMPEPAEWPTKLDMTKRTDFKHVQSTFAATPSHRREVCRLIPSSTSEDRRFQDFVSYLKQRDCAGVIKVPASKSIWARLLFLLPHSLEMCSLLSIAPDPSDCLIALVLPKETNSDWL, encoded by the exons ATGGAGGAGGAGAATCTTCTTGACACAACAAAACTCAAACGACAACATACAGAAACCACCGTAACAAACTCACCactctccaccaccaccaccactgcCATGACCTCCGTCGAACATCCTCTAAAAAAGCGAAAGCTCCACGATTCTCCACCGTCGCAATCGCCACAACCGGAAACTAGCTCTCACTTTCTGCAAACCCTACCTACTCCGCCGTTGTCTCCAGACGAAATTCTCGCGAAACGCAGAAACAAAGACGCAATTCGAAATCTCTATGAAGGTTACAAGCGAATTAAACGTTGCATCCTTCAGAAACAATCTTCCTCCATGCCTGATCTTGATCAGAATTTTCTTGCTCTCATCGCTTCTTCAAGAG GTTGTACGAGTGTACAAAGAATTGTGGCCAATTTAATTCCTCAATATGCTGGTCACTGTCCAACAGCTTTGGAAGCCGCAGCCAAAGTCGTTATCAATATGCATAACTGGAGTTTGGCATTGACTAGTAAGGAAGAGGATTCCAATGGTATTGCATTTGAAACTGCTAAGGCATGTATTTTCGGATTGGCTGATATTTGCTGCATTGCTTCTTCAGTAGCACCAACATCAGCTGTAATTAGAGGAATTCGCTCAACAGTTTTTCAAAATGTGCTCACCTTTTTTGTTCCCTTATTTGAGGGAAATGATGTCTTAAAGATGATTGACAAGAATTTCCTGAATATGCAAGATAATCCCGAGGTCTTTTCTGAATTGAAACAAAAGGTTTTAGATGAAGATGATTCTTCATTGACTAAATTGTCTAAGTTCCGTGCATTATGTATACTTAGGGTATTCTTCTCTTGTCCAAAAGAATTGCTTGCAGCTTGTTTGGAACTCTTAGGCTCCACCACAAAAGAGGGATCTTCTAACGAAGGACAGCGTTTTCTGAGCATGGTGACTAGCATGCTTAATTATGATGAAGCAGTTCACCTTTTGGGTAGAGCAAATGATGGACCTAAATCATGTAACGGTTTTATTGAGGAAGGCATCAAAGAGATTGAGGTTGGCGAGAAAGCCGTCACCAATGACAACCATATCTCCGATGCGATTCAAAAGAGCTGTTTGCTTATGCTG GTTCTTAACAAGGACCCCTCACTGCGGAAGTGGACTCTGCGCCGATGTAAGAAGTTGCTTGACTCGCTCACTAATGCTTCACCGGAAACTACATCAGTATTGCAAGGAATTCTTGGAATGTTCGCTCAACAGACAGAGTTAGAAGACTGTCAAGTAGATAGTGATGAAGACAAGTCCGATTCTTCAATCTTCACGAATAGAAACTATGTGATTCCTAGGATCTCCGAGGAACTTGAAAATATTGGTGAAAGATCACAAAAAG GTTCGCATTTTGATAATGGAGGGGTATCAAGGTCTGTGGGCGTTGAGAAAGGTGATATACCCCATGTTAGATGTTCCACACCTAGGGACTCTGTAAGCCATCAGATGTTCTCACCTACAGTTAGAACAGCAGTAGACTTTAGGAGTAATTCATTTGATGGTAGAAATGAATTCCCAAATGTTGAGAAAAATCAagtttcaaatataaatttcaattcACCTCTGTCGAGGTCCTCTAGTGGAGCTGTCAGCAATGTTCTGGCGTCTCCCAATCATCGTTTTATGTCACCAAATTCTTTAACcaaaagtcaaattgttttgtgCTTTGACGGGGATCCTGCTGCTGTAGATATTGTTGCTGCTTCTAGGCAGCTATGGGTAGGTTGTGTGGCACCTGACATGCCTGAAAGCCATATTAGGTTTCAAATAGAGAGGTTTGGTCCTATTGAAAAGTTTATATTCTTCCCATCGAATGGATTTGCTTTAGTTGAGTACAGAAGGATAATGGACGCAATAAAAGCTCGACACTGTGCACCTGGAAATTTTCCTTGCCGTGTAAAATTCATGGATGTGGGACTTGGTAGTAGGGGTGCAGTGAATGGTGTTGCAGTTGGCTCTAGTTCTCATATTTATGTTGGAAATGTTTCCAGTCAATGGGCCAAGGATGAGATTCTTCATGAATCAAGGAAAGTAGTTTATAAGGGTCCTCTCGCTGTGATTGATCTTAGCTTTGAGTGTGCGTTGCTTATGGAGTTTGATAGCCCTGAAGAAGCTGCCTCCGTCATGTTGCATCTGAGACAGCTCCGAAGAGAAAGAAGTAGTTATAGCCCACATTTTGGTCCAGGAACAGTTAATGTTGTAAGTGGGCATGGTTATATGGATGGTGCAAGACCTTTGCCCGCCCCTGCTCACCTGGACCTCAAGGTCAGCAACTCTGCTGGATCACCTCATGCTCGAGCTTTACATGGGAGCCCTGCCGACAGCAGTCGAACAAGAATGTCTCACTTGTGTAACATACTAGCTTCATTGCGTGCAAAgtataatattaatcaaaacataggtCTCCATGATAACTATATGACTGGAAATAGTTGCGCTTCTTCCACGCGTGAGGAAGATGTAGTGCCATCCAACACTCTGTGGATAACAATTCCTCATAGTAGCTCCCAGTTCCTCACAGATGATGAGCTAATGAGTATTTGCAACCTTGCTATTGGAAACTCTGGTTCCATTGCACGGTTGAGACAAGCAAAAATGCACATGGGATGTGGTTGGTTTGTTGAATGTAGTAATGTTGACGGAGCAGTTACAATCTTACAGAATCTGCGTGGTTGTCCAGGACTGTTTTTCCAAATAGAATTCAG CAATCCAGGGAATCAGAATGCTGTTCCATTTGCAATTAAACCTGAAAACCGTGCTATGGAGCTTGTCTCCCCCAGAATGAATGCTGAGAATCGTAGTAGTGGAGGACATGGCGCACCTCTGTCTCAATCAAACTGGCACTTCCCTGATTCAAGAGAGATACCAGAAGTTGGAGGAAGGAAACCTGATGGTTATGATCATTTATCACTAGATCCTCGTCAAGGAG GAAATGTTCCACATGCATACTCTGGAGCACATGGACCTTCCATTCCACCACCACAACAAATTCAGTCATCTCCTTTCACCCGCCCTGTTTATGTTCCTCCAAATGGCCAATGGGATCCCCATGGAATAAACAATCAGTTACCTGTCAATCAATACCAAACTGTTGTAATGCCAAATAATTTTAATGCAAGTCCTTTTATACCTGTTTCAGTAACTCCACTTGCTCAAATACAAGGAACTCCAATGCAACCGTATAACCAGCAGATTCCTCCCTCAATTGTACCACCACCCTTATCATCCTTGCCACCTCCTCAGCCTGAAATGCCACCTCCTCATCCACATCCTCCTTCTCAGCCACCTCTACCTGAGACACAACCACCCTTGGTTCCTCCACCTCCTCCACCTGGTTCTCCtcctccacctcctcctccGCTGCCTGTCCAAGAACCAGTCAGTGTGGAATGTTCGGGGCAGCCGCTGCAGTATCAGTGGCAGGGAAATCTCTGTAAAAGTGGAGTTAGCTACTGTACAATTTATGCATGCAGGGCAGATTCAAATATTTGCAGCTATTCAAATGTCATGCCTGAGCCTGCTGA ATGGCCCACCAAATTAGACATGACTAAGCGCACAGATTTTAAACATGTGCAATCAACATTTGCTGCTACTCCATCTCATAGA AGGGAAGTGTGCCGTTTAATCCCATCTTCCACAAGTGAAGACAGAAGG TTTCAGGATTTTGTATCATATTTAAAACAGAGGGATTGTGCTGGAGTTATAAAAGTCCCAGCTTCAAAATCCATATGGGCAAGGCTGCTATTTTTACTTCCTCATTCACTTGAAATGTGCTCGTTGCTTTCTATTGCACCCGATCCATCTGATTGCCTGATTGCTTTGGTTTTACCCAAAGAAACAAACTCTGACTGGTTATAA